A genomic stretch from Lathyrus oleraceus cultivar Zhongwan6 chromosome 2, CAAS_Psat_ZW6_1.0, whole genome shotgun sequence includes:
- the LOC127122568 gene encoding uncharacterized protein LOC127122568, with translation MTNNDNAKTYQQLSAQMGCIADFLGAPQSSIRRRPNQVIIHEEEPTINQVRPPRQVPDERVMGARLEQQSVRQEVPEEQPRRVMMVNRDQDADKVIHRVRQENMMENNLTTMIERIMAQNGLNTGLRRPNYTSPLSEYVLQTELPRGCKIPKFTKLSGDTSESTIEHIARYMTEAGDLANSENLRMKYFPSSLTKNAFTWFTTLPPNPIDSWPHLERLFHEQFYMVQTKISLKELASIKRKFTEPIDDYLNRFRFLKSRCFTIVPEHELVEMAAGGANKNYKKDRIAYVEVEDEESEISNDPYGLEEFEVDLAELKEAPPYACKLLTPSNGRNPVETEKNDGFPKKTYTFDVTKCDEIFDLLVKDSQMIVPPNTKIPPLEQQKKRGFCKYHNFLGHKTSQCFLFRDLIQNAIKDDRLKFADRGRNR, from the exons AATCCATGAAGAAGAACCAACTATAAATCAGGTTCGACCACCTAGACAAGTGCCTGATGAAAGGGTCATGGGGGCAAGATTAGAACAACAGTCAGTTCGACAGGAAGTCCCTGAAGAACAACCTAGGAGAGTAATGATGGTTAATAGAGACCAGGATGCAGACAAAGTAATTCATAGGGTTAGGCAAGAAAACATGATGGAAAATAACTTAACTACTATGATAGAGAGAATCATGGCCCAGAATGGTCTGAATACAGGACTTCGACGACCAAATTATACCTCTCCTTTATCAGAATACGTCCTACAAACTGAATTACCAAGGGGTTGTAAAATCCCTAAGTTCACCAAACtctcaggggacactagtgaaTCCACTATAGAACACATAGCCAGATACATGACTGAGGCAGGGGATTTGGCAAACAGTGAGAACCTAAGAATGAAATATTTCCCCAGTTCTTTAACGAAGAATGCCTTCACGTGGTTTACAACTTTGCCACCAAATCCCATAGATTCTTGGCCTCATTTGGAAAGATTatttcatgaacaattctacatggtCCAAACTAAGATAAGTCTTAAGGAATTAGCCAGTATTAAAAGAAAATTCACTGAACCTATAGATGATTATCTGAATAGGTTCCGTTTTTTGAAATCTAGATGCTTTACAATAGTGCCTGAACATGaattggtcgaaatggccgctggAGG AGCAAATAAGAATTATAAGAAAGACAGGATTGCTTACGTCGAAGTCGAAGATGAGGAGTCTGAAATCTCTAATGACCCTTATGGTCTCGAGGAATTCGAAGTAGATTTGGCTGAATTAAAAGAAGCACCACCTTATGCTTGTAAATTACTTACACCTTCGAATGGTAGGAACCCTGTCGAAACTGAAAAGAATGATGGATTTCCTAAAAAGACTTACACATTTGATGTTACCAAATGTGATGAAATCTTCGATTTATTAGTAAAAGATAGCCAAATGATAGTGCCTCCTAATACCAAAATTCCTCCATTAGAACAACAGAAGAAAAGAGGCTTCTGTAAATATCACAATTTTTTAGGCCATAAAACCTCACAAtgctttcttttcagggatcttattCAGAATGCAATTAAGGATGACCGCCTCAAGTTCGCTGACAGGGGGAGAAACAGATGA